In the Actinomycetota bacterium genome, one interval contains:
- a CDS encoding enoyl-CoA hydratase-related protein, which translates to MGEFVNLEVAGSGVATLRLDRPKLNPLNRQVATEIGEAVDAAAADDNVRALVVWGGERVFAAGADIKEMGERDAVTMYRYIGYFQDVFTRLENLPVITIAAINGYALGGGCELALACDFRICAEDSQLGQPEILLGVIPGAGGTQRLPRLIGSGRAKDLIYSGRFVPAAEAVTIGLVNEVVPAAEVYPTAVRWAERYAAGPRVALMAAKQAIQNGLEVDQASGLLIERQAFAALFATEDQKIGMTSFVEEGPGKAKFVGR; encoded by the coding sequence GTGGGTGAGTTCGTGAACCTCGAGGTCGCGGGATCGGGAGTTGCAACCTTGCGGCTCGACCGTCCGAAGCTCAATCCTCTCAACCGCCAGGTTGCGACCGAGATCGGCGAGGCGGTGGACGCCGCGGCCGCCGACGACAACGTGCGGGCGCTGGTGGTGTGGGGGGGAGAGCGCGTGTTCGCGGCCGGAGCCGATATCAAAGAGATGGGCGAGCGCGACGCCGTCACGATGTACCGCTACATCGGCTATTTCCAAGACGTCTTCACGCGCCTCGAGAACCTGCCCGTCATCACCATCGCCGCGATCAACGGGTACGCGCTCGGAGGCGGCTGCGAGCTTGCGCTTGCGTGCGACTTCCGGATCTGCGCGGAGGACTCGCAGCTGGGCCAGCCCGAGATCCTCCTCGGCGTGATCCCCGGCGCGGGCGGGACGCAGCGACTCCCGCGCCTGATCGGCTCGGGACGCGCGAAGGACCTCATCTACTCCGGTCGGTTCGTTCCAGCGGCCGAGGCGGTCACGATCGGGCTCGTCAACGAGGTCGTTCCTGCCGCAGAGGTGTACCCGACGGCGGTCCGCTGGGCCGAGCGCTATGCAGCCGGCCCGCGCGTGGCGCTGATGGCCGCGAAGCAGGCGATCCAGAACGGGCTCGAGGTGGACCAGGCGTCGGGGCTCCTGATCGAACGGCAGGCATTCGCCGCGCTCTTCGCGACCGAAGACCAGAAGATCGGCATGACGTCGTTCGTGGAGGAGGGGCCCGGCAAAGCCAAGTTCGTCGGCCGGTAA
- a CDS encoding CoA pyrophosphatase, protein MASELEQRLRAAFADHSPASVTLPDARAAAVLVPFYPAPEPTLIFTVRSEHLSKHKGQISFPGGSIDATDASAADAALREAHEEIGLDPAAVTVVGQLDDTPTFVSGYVVTPVVGVLGERPRLSPNPAEVAKVLEVPLDDLVEDIRREPGFSERGRTYPTEAWVWHGHVIWGVTARLLRVLLGRLSDAGLTKPPGATTSWTTWPPPVAAP, encoded by the coding sequence ATGGCTAGCGAGTTGGAGCAACGGTTGCGAGCTGCCTTCGCCGACCACTCTCCGGCCTCCGTCACCCTCCCCGATGCACGGGCCGCAGCCGTGTTGGTGCCGTTCTATCCCGCGCCGGAGCCGACCTTGATCTTCACCGTGCGGAGTGAGCACCTCTCGAAGCACAAGGGCCAGATCTCGTTTCCCGGCGGCTCGATCGATGCCACCGACGCGTCGGCGGCGGATGCAGCACTGCGGGAAGCGCACGAAGAGATCGGCCTCGATCCGGCGGCCGTCACCGTGGTCGGGCAGCTGGACGACACTCCCACCTTCGTCAGCGGGTACGTCGTCACGCCCGTCGTAGGCGTCCTCGGCGAGCGCCCACGGCTGTCGCCGAACCCGGCCGAGGTGGCCAAGGTGCTCGAGGTGCCACTCGACGACCTCGTCGAGGACATCCGCAGAGAGCCCGGGTTCTCGGAGCGCGGGCGGACGTACCCCACCGAGGCGTGGGTCTGGCATGGGCATGTCATCTGGGGCGTGACCGCGCGGCTCCTGCGCGTCCTCCTCGGGCGGTTGTCGGATGCAGGCTTGACGAAACCCCCCGGAGCGACGACCTCGTGGACCACGTGGCCGCCGCCCGTGGCCGCCCCATGA
- a CDS encoding AAA family ATPase: MDKLQAQAVAAGPTDAFRTVAERHRTDLRKIRERNRQRRLRYLLYLNVLVFAWLMRRVIEGRPLQFGLPELGPDAMLWLFPVLILVMMASFLLLPLANGRSPHIRFSPEQIGMTFHDVRGIDIVLEEVARTLQIFLTYKTFRDDLGGNPRRGILFEGAPGTGKTHLAKAMAAEAGVPFFFVSAPAFQSMWFGMTAFKIRAFFKALKKAARKEGGAIGFIEEIDAVGISRGGVHAAAPDGATRSHTMVDSGSGGMVNELLIQLQSFDVPPFWGRVRNWGKDMLNLLLPATHQLKKKKQDYSNVLIIGATNRADSLDAALLRPGRFDRILYFDLPSRAGRRDLVDYFLARRAHDPEMDTDERRNELASMTLGYTPAMLEHVLDEAIVWAIRDGRRDITWRDIQRARLTEEIGLGQPVAYTDQERELIATHEAGHAAAAYLCSKDRKLEVLSIIKRRSALGLLAHSDVEERFTKKRSELLATLKVMLGGMAAEQVFFGESGTGPSSDLTAATALAAQMVGSYGMGSSLISYEAVQAGPHGGANIVAKVMSNEDSRREVDELLHAQKAEAIALLEENRDLVEALRDALLEHDELLGDEILTVLETTRGSRRTS; encoded by the coding sequence ATGGACAAGCTTCAAGCTCAAGCGGTCGCGGCGGGGCCTACCGACGCGTTCCGAACCGTCGCGGAGCGCCACCGCACCGATCTACGGAAGATCCGCGAGCGGAACCGGCAGCGGCGGCTGCGCTACCTCCTCTATCTGAACGTCCTGGTGTTCGCGTGGCTGATGCGCCGCGTGATCGAGGGGCGCCCGCTGCAGTTCGGGCTTCCGGAGCTCGGCCCGGACGCGATGCTGTGGCTCTTCCCGGTCTTGATCCTGGTCATGATGGCGAGCTTTCTGCTCCTGCCGCTGGCGAACGGCCGCTCGCCGCACATCCGCTTCAGCCCGGAGCAGATCGGGATGACCTTTCACGACGTACGTGGGATCGACATCGTCTTGGAAGAGGTTGCTCGGACGCTTCAGATCTTCCTCACCTACAAGACCTTCCGCGACGACCTGGGCGGGAACCCCAGACGCGGCATCCTCTTCGAGGGAGCGCCCGGAACGGGAAAGACCCACCTGGCTAAAGCGATGGCCGCGGAGGCCGGTGTTCCGTTCTTCTTCGTCTCGGCACCGGCATTCCAGAGCATGTGGTTCGGGATGACGGCTTTCAAGATCAGGGCGTTCTTCAAAGCGCTGAAGAAGGCGGCCCGCAAAGAGGGTGGTGCGATCGGCTTCATCGAGGAGATCGACGCCGTTGGCATCTCGCGAGGCGGCGTTCACGCCGCGGCGCCCGACGGAGCGACCCGCTCCCACACGATGGTCGATTCGGGTTCGGGTGGGATGGTGAACGAGCTCCTGATCCAGCTGCAATCCTTCGACGTTCCACCGTTCTGGGGCCGCGTTCGCAACTGGGGCAAGGACATGCTGAACCTGCTCCTGCCCGCCACCCACCAGCTGAAGAAGAAGAAACAGGACTACAGCAATGTGTTGATCATCGGGGCGACGAACCGCGCCGACTCCCTGGATGCCGCACTGCTCCGACCCGGCCGCTTCGATCGCATCCTCTACTTCGATCTGCCGTCGCGCGCGGGGCGCCGTGACCTCGTGGATTACTTCCTCGCCCGCCGCGCGCACGACCCCGAGATGGACACCGACGAGAGACGTAACGAGCTCGCGTCGATGACCCTCGGCTACACCCCGGCGATGCTCGAGCATGTGCTCGACGAAGCGATCGTGTGGGCGATCCGCGACGGCCGCCGCGACATCACGTGGAGAGACATCCAGCGGGCCCGCCTGACCGAAGAGATCGGCCTCGGGCAGCCTGTGGCGTACACCGATCAAGAACGAGAGCTGATAGCGACGCACGAGGCAGGCCACGCCGCCGCCGCTTACCTGTGTAGCAAGGATCGCAAGCTCGAGGTCCTCTCGATCATCAAGCGGCGCTCGGCACTCGGCCTCCTCGCGCACTCCGATGTCGAGGAGCGCTTCACGAAGAAGCGCTCCGAGCTGCTGGCGACGCTGAAGGTGATGCTGGGAGGTATGGCCGCCGAGCAGGTCTTCTTCGGAGAATCGGGAACCGGCCCCTCATCCGACCTCACCGCCGCGACCGCGCTTGCGGCGCAGATGGTCGGCTCCTACGGGATGGGCTCCAGCTTGATCTCCTACGAGGCGGTTCAGGCGGGGCCGCACGGCGGCGCCAACATCGTCGCGAAGGTCATGAGCAACGAGGACTCTCGCCGCGAGGTGGACGAGCTACTTCACGCTCAGAAGGCGGAGGCGATAGCTCTCCTGGAGGAGAACCGGGATCTGGTCGAGGCACTGCGCGACGCGCTGTTGGAGCACGACGAGCTGCTGGGCGACGAGATCCTGACCGTGCTCGAGACGACGCGAGGGAGCCGCAGAACCAGCTGA
- a CDS encoding methylmalonyl-CoA mutase family protein gives MADDLRRRWRERYEQAKLRDDKDFDTLSSEPLEPLYGPPDGQLDPEIGVPGEYPFTRGIYPTGYRGRLWTMRQFAGFGTPEDTNERFKFLVDHGQTGLSVAFDMPTLMGRDSDDPHSLGEVGRCGVAVDSLADMEILFQDLDLEQITTSMTISGPAPMLFAFYIAAAEKQGATISKLGGTCQTDILKEYIAQKEWLFPPEPHLRMTADMMAFCVDEVPKYHPLSISGYHIREAGSTAVQELAFTVASGFAHVELGLRRGLDIDAFAPGLSFFFNSHIDFFEEIAKFRAARKIWARWMKERYGAKKERSWMLKFHTQTAGVSLTAQQPYNNVVRTATEALAAVLGGTQSLHTNSLDEVLALPSDESVEIALRTQQVIAYETEVTNVVDPLGGSWFVEELTRRTEEQAEAYFAKIDEMGQGSILDGMLYGIEQGYFQKEMADAAFKYQQLLEQGKKVMVGVNRFTKTVQEMPEVLVISPDFEERQKKAVAEVRANRDAKKAEDAMQALREMAHDEKQNSIPVLVEAAKAYVTLGEMVEILKQEWGVYTEPPMF, from the coding sequence ATGGCCGACGACCTGCGCAGACGCTGGCGCGAGCGGTACGAGCAAGCGAAGCTGCGAGACGACAAGGACTTCGACACACTCTCCAGTGAGCCGCTCGAGCCGCTGTACGGACCTCCCGATGGCCAGCTCGATCCGGAGATCGGAGTCCCCGGCGAGTACCCGTTCACCCGCGGCATCTACCCCACCGGCTACCGCGGGCGGCTGTGGACGATGCGTCAGTTCGCGGGCTTCGGAACGCCCGAGGACACGAACGAGCGCTTCAAGTTCCTGGTCGACCACGGCCAAACGGGTCTGTCGGTTGCTTTCGACATGCCGACGCTTATGGGGCGTGACTCCGACGACCCGCATTCGCTAGGCGAGGTCGGCCGTTGTGGCGTGGCGGTCGACTCGCTCGCCGACATGGAGATCCTCTTCCAGGATCTCGACCTCGAGCAGATCACGACCTCGATGACGATCTCGGGCCCGGCCCCCATGCTCTTCGCCTTCTATATCGCCGCTGCCGAGAAGCAGGGCGCGACGATCTCGAAGCTGGGGGGAACCTGCCAAACCGACATCTTGAAGGAGTACATCGCGCAGAAGGAGTGGCTCTTCCCGCCCGAGCCGCACCTGCGGATGACGGCCGACATGATGGCGTTCTGCGTCGACGAGGTGCCGAAGTACCACCCGCTTTCCATCTCCGGCTATCACATCCGCGAGGCCGGCTCCACCGCGGTGCAGGAGCTGGCGTTCACCGTTGCGTCCGGTTTCGCGCACGTCGAGCTCGGGCTGCGCCGCGGCCTCGACATCGACGCCTTCGCGCCCGGGCTCTCGTTCTTCTTCAACTCCCACATCGACTTCTTCGAGGAGATCGCCAAGTTCCGCGCCGCCCGCAAGATCTGGGCACGCTGGATGAAGGAGCGGTACGGCGCGAAGAAGGAACGCTCCTGGATGCTGAAGTTCCACACGCAGACCGCCGGTGTCTCGCTGACCGCGCAGCAGCCGTACAACAACGTGGTGCGCACCGCGACCGAGGCACTGGCCGCGGTCCTCGGCGGCACGCAGTCGCTGCACACGAACTCGCTCGACGAGGTCCTTGCCCTCCCCAGCGACGAATCCGTCGAGATCGCGCTCCGCACGCAGCAGGTGATCGCCTACGAGACCGAGGTGACGAACGTGGTCGACCCACTCGGCGGCTCGTGGTTCGTCGAGGAGCTGACGCGACGCACTGAAGAACAGGCGGAGGCTTACTTCGCGAAGATCGACGAGATGGGGCAGGGCTCCATCCTCGACGGCATGCTCTACGGGATCGAGCAGGGCTACTTCCAGAAGGAGATGGCGGACGCCGCCTTCAAGTACCAGCAGCTCCTCGAGCAGGGCAAGAAGGTGATGGTAGGCGTCAACCGCTTCACCAAGACGGTCCAGGAGATGCCCGAGGTCCTCGTCATCTCGCCGGACTTCGAGGAGCGCCAGAAGAAGGCGGTCGCCGAGGTCCGGGCGAACCGGGACGCGAAGAAAGCCGAGGACGCCATGCAGGCGCTGCGCGAGATGGCGCACGACGAGAAGCAGAACTCGATCCCGGTCCTGGTGGAGGCCGCAAAGGCCTATGTAACCCTCGGCGAGATGGTCGAGATCCTGAAACAGGAGTGGGGGGTCTACACCGAGCCCCCGATGTTCTAG
- the meaB gene encoding methylmalonyl Co-A mutase-associated GTPase MeaB — protein METTTLIERALEGHRLAVGRLISLVEDGGADLGRVMRDLYPRTGAAYSIGITGAPGAGKSTLTEKLIARAREDALKVGVLAIDPSSPFSGGALLGDRVRMQSHALDEDVFIRSMATRGHLGGISLATPEAVRVLEASGKDIVIIETVGVGQAEVEITDACDTTLVVVNPGWGDAVQAAKAGLMEIADIFVVNKADRSGARDAVRELKQMLSLSESDWKPQIVQTVATKGEGITELWAAIEKHRAYQEENGLLASRRRRRIEREIKEIVAERFRRKVESDAAELLSRLTDEVVSRRLDPYSAADQVAAAITD, from the coding sequence GTGGAAACCACCACCCTCATCGAGCGCGCCCTCGAGGGCCACCGCCTCGCCGTCGGTCGCCTCATCTCGCTGGTGGAGGACGGCGGTGCAGATCTGGGGCGCGTGATGCGCGATCTGTATCCGCGCACCGGCGCCGCCTACTCGATCGGCATCACCGGTGCTCCGGGGGCGGGGAAGTCGACGCTGACGGAAAAGCTGATCGCTCGCGCCAGGGAGGACGCCCTGAAGGTCGGTGTCCTTGCGATCGACCCCTCGAGCCCGTTCTCGGGAGGAGCGCTCCTCGGCGACCGCGTCCGGATGCAGAGCCACGCGCTGGACGAAGACGTTTTCATCCGCTCGATGGCGACGAGGGGCCATCTCGGTGGGATCTCCCTCGCCACGCCGGAGGCGGTTCGGGTGCTCGAGGCCTCCGGAAAAGACATCGTCATCATCGAGACCGTAGGGGTGGGACAGGCGGAGGTCGAGATCACCGACGCCTGCGACACGACCTTGGTCGTGGTGAACCCTGGGTGGGGAGACGCGGTGCAGGCCGCGAAAGCCGGATTGATGGAGATCGCCGACATCTTCGTGGTCAACAAGGCCGACCGCAGCGGTGCTCGCGACGCGGTGCGCGAGCTGAAGCAGATGCTGTCTCTGTCCGAGAGCGACTGGAAGCCTCAGATCGTGCAGACGGTCGCCACCAAGGGCGAGGGCATCACCGAGCTCTGGGCGGCGATCGAGAAGCACCGGGCCTACCAGGAAGAGAACGGTTTACTCGCCAGCCGGCGTCGTCGGCGCATCGAGCGAGAGATCAAAGAGATCGTCGCCGAGCGCTTCCGCCGAAAAGTAGAGAGCGACGCCGCCGAGCTTCTATCGCGATTGACGGACGAGGTCGTCTCCCGCCGACTGGACCCGTATTCAGCCGCCGATCAGGTAGCCGCCGCGATCACCGACTAG
- a CDS encoding NifU family protein, with the protein MSSVMTLEDQVRAALELIRPAIQMDGGDIRLDSVEGDTVTVQLLGTCESCPISPVTLKQGVERILRERVPGITQVIAIEA; encoded by the coding sequence ATGAGCTCTGTCATGACGTTGGAGGATCAGGTCCGGGCGGCGCTCGAGCTGATCCGACCGGCGATACAGATGGACGGCGGCGACATCCGGCTGGACAGCGTCGAGGGAGACACGGTCACCGTCCAGCTGCTCGGGACCTGCGAGAGCTGCCCGATCTCGCCGGTCACCCTGAAGCAGGGGGTCGAGAGGATCCTGCGGGAGCGGGTTCCGGGCATCACGCAGGTCATCGCGATCGAAGCCTGA
- a CDS encoding SpoIID/LytB domain-containing protein → MRRAAATVAILTLSFVQAPSVAKPRAEKLGAAVAPLRLVPTGSEPLSVEGLHRYHGSLELDAASDGLVVSNRLSLESYLLGLAEVPSTWPAEALKAQAVAARTYALYTLAQPRGGSAAIYDFDICASVECQVYTGADVGTPLLGDRWHAAVASTKGQAVLYRGQPILARYHSTSGGATLDNPQAFPDEPPYPYLQGVPSPDEEAAPLFRWTVEFPLRRLQTMLERGGLYPPGYGKLIKVTSRPSSAGFHYPDLVLRGKKGTAVATAEEVRDVVRDLAPQMFPAAYPSPGPTSTGRLPETLPSNRVDVFTTRGVVRVVGRGWGHGVGMSQWGAYGLAARGAGYVDILTHYYTGVQVGPVRDPGRLEVGLAWGSGSVAVTGAFDIVDARGRTLVNGALGRWRFDWSGTGVVSIDPPAGYGLPLRVGLVKAPDVVEVGEPAYLTVALSRAARVRTVTAAASGYDDPGAKIARAGRRRIVWLAPLEPGRFEVRIEATAAGRRSRTQPVTIEVAAPPPIDVGEPGEDPEEDSRVGDARFPLLLVGAAAALALLVGFALSLSGRRKLGR, encoded by the coding sequence GTGAGACGCGCCGCCGCGACGGTGGCCATCCTGACGCTGTCGTTCGTGCAGGCACCGTCGGTGGCGAAGCCGCGCGCCGAGAAGCTGGGCGCGGCGGTAGCCCCGCTCAGGCTCGTCCCGACCGGCTCCGAGCCGTTGTCGGTGGAGGGGCTTCATCGCTATCACGGGTCGCTCGAGCTGGACGCGGCCAGCGACGGCCTGGTCGTCTCCAACCGGCTGTCGCTCGAGAGCTACCTCTTGGGCCTCGCGGAGGTTCCTTCCACCTGGCCTGCAGAAGCCCTCAAGGCGCAAGCCGTCGCGGCGCGGACGTACGCGCTTTACACGTTGGCGCAGCCGCGGGGTGGCAGCGCGGCCATCTACGACTTCGATATCTGCGCGTCGGTCGAATGTCAGGTGTACACGGGCGCGGACGTGGGGACGCCGCTCCTCGGCGACCGCTGGCACGCCGCGGTCGCATCCACCAAAGGACAAGCCGTTCTCTATCGCGGACAGCCGATCCTCGCCCGGTATCACTCCACCTCTGGCGGCGCCACGCTGGACAACCCACAGGCTTTCCCGGACGAGCCCCCCTACCCGTACCTGCAGGGGGTGCCGAGCCCGGACGAGGAGGCCGCGCCGTTGTTCCGCTGGACCGTGGAGTTCCCGCTTCGTCGCCTCCAGACGATGTTGGAGCGAGGCGGGCTGTACCCGCCTGGTTACGGGAAGCTGATAAAGGTGACGTCGCGCCCGTCTAGTGCGGGCTTCCACTACCCCGATCTAGTCCTGCGCGGCAAGAAGGGCACAGCCGTCGCCACCGCGGAGGAGGTGCGCGACGTGGTTCGCGATCTTGCGCCGCAGATGTTCCCGGCTGCTTACCCGTCACCCGGCCCTACCTCTACCGGTCGGCTTCCAGAGACGCTTCCGTCGAACCGCGTCGATGTCTTCACCACTCGCGGCGTCGTGCGCGTCGTTGGGAGGGGGTGGGGACACGGCGTCGGCATGTCGCAGTGGGGCGCCTATGGGCTAGCGGCTCGCGGCGCCGGCTACGTCGACATCCTGACCCACTACTACACGGGCGTGCAGGTCGGCCCGGTGCGAGATCCTGGTCGCCTCGAGGTCGGCCTCGCGTGGGGGTCGGGTTCCGTCGCCGTGACCGGCGCGTTCGACATCGTGGACGCTCGCGGCCGCACGCTGGTGAACGGCGCGCTCGGCCGTTGGCGTTTCGATTGGTCCGGCACCGGCGTGGTCAGCATCGACCCACCCGCGGGCTACGGGCTTCCGCTCCGCGTGGGGCTGGTGAAGGCGCCGGACGTGGTCGAGGTGGGGGAGCCCGCCTATCTCACCGTCGCGTTGTCCCGGGCTGCCCGCGTCCGGACCGTTACTGCCGCTGCTTCAGGATACGACGATCCCGGAGCGAAGATCGCGCGCGCGGGGAGGCGCAGGATCGTGTGGCTGGCACCGCTCGAGCCCGGCAGGTTCGAGGTGCGGATCGAGGCGACGGCGGCCGGGCGCCGGAGCCGCACCCAGCCGGTGACGATCGAGGTCGCGGCACCGCCACCGATCGACGTCGGCGAGCCGGGAGAGGATCCCGAGGAGGATTCGCGGGTTGGGGACGCGCGGTTCCCGCTCTTGCTGGTCGGAGCGGCGGCGGCCCTCGCGCTCCTAGTTGGTTTCGCCCTCTCGCTATCGGGTCGCCGTAAACTCGGTCGATGA
- the murA gene encoding UDP-N-acetylglucosamine 1-carboxyvinyltransferase, whose product MRHYVLRGPHALTGDVRISGAKNSALKMMAAALLVPAEVTLGRVPRITDVFLMAEVLERLGASVVFDGNDVRIDASGDLLEETPYDLVTKMRASIQVLGPLLARLGRARVAMPGGDAIGSRPIDMHLQGLERMGAKFTSQHGYVEGVADRLRGTRVLLEFPSVGATENLIMAAVTAEGTSQIENAAREPEIQDLAKFLNGCGARITGVGTPTLNIEGVEQLGSSQHEVVPDRIEAGTFAIGAAATRGDVRLLDVRPDHLELPLQKLTDAGAEVSCGEGEVRVSMSRRPSAIDMVTLPYPGFPTDLQPPMMVLLAQADGSSILTENVFEARFLFVDELNRMGSQIRVEGHHAVIRGVERLSGAPVRAPDIRAGAALVLGGLCAEGETQVYDVGHIARGYEDFVSKLSALGADLTLVQENA is encoded by the coding sequence ATGAGGCATTACGTGCTGCGCGGCCCCCACGCGCTGACCGGTGACGTGCGCATCAGCGGTGCCAAGAACTCGGCTCTGAAGATGATGGCGGCGGCCCTCCTCGTACCGGCCGAGGTGACGCTCGGGAGGGTTCCCAGGATCACCGACGTCTTCTTGATGGCCGAGGTGTTGGAGCGTCTTGGCGCGTCGGTCGTCTTCGACGGGAACGACGTGAGGATCGACGCCTCCGGCGACCTCCTCGAGGAGACGCCGTACGACCTCGTGACGAAGATGAGAGCGTCGATCCAGGTGCTCGGCCCCCTGCTCGCCCGGCTCGGCAGAGCGAGGGTCGCGATGCCCGGCGGTGACGCCATCGGGTCGCGTCCGATCGACATGCACCTGCAGGGCTTGGAGCGTATGGGCGCGAAGTTCACCTCGCAACACGGCTACGTCGAAGGTGTAGCCGACCGCCTGCGCGGCACGCGCGTGCTGCTCGAGTTCCCGTCGGTCGGCGCGACCGAGAACCTGATCATGGCCGCCGTCACCGCGGAGGGAACGTCGCAGATCGAGAACGCGGCGCGTGAGCCCGAGATCCAGGACCTGGCGAAGTTCCTCAACGGTTGTGGTGCGCGGATCACGGGCGTGGGCACGCCGACGCTCAACATCGAGGGGGTCGAGCAGCTGGGTTCGTCTCAACACGAGGTGGTGCCCGACCGCATCGAGGCGGGGACGTTCGCCATCGGCGCCGCGGCCACGCGCGGAGACGTCCGATTGCTGGACGTCCGTCCGGACCATCTCGAGTTGCCGTTGCAGAAGCTCACCGATGCCGGCGCCGAGGTGAGCTGCGGCGAGGGAGAGGTGCGGGTTTCGATGTCGCGGCGGCCCAGCGCGATCGACATGGTGACGCTTCCATATCCGGGCTTCCCGACGGACCTGCAGCCTCCGATGATGGTCCTGCTGGCGCAGGCGGACGGCTCTTCGATCCTGACTGAGAACGTCTTCGAGGCTCGCTTCTTGTTCGTGGACGAGTTGAACCGGATGGGCTCGCAGATCCGGGTCGAGGGCCACCACGCGGTCATCCGCGGTGTCGAGAGGCTCTCAGGTGCACCCGTCCGCGCGCCCGACATCCGCGCCGGCGCGGCCCTCGTCCTCGGCGGCCTCTGCGCGGAGGGTGAGACGCAGGTTTACGACGTCGGCCACATCGCGCGCGGGTACGAAGACTTCGTCTCGAAGCTCAGCGCGCTCGGCGCCGACCTCACCCTCGTTCAGGAGAACGCGTGA